Proteins encoded in a region of the Deltaproteobacteria bacterium genome:
- a CDS encoding IS4 family transposase produces the protein MKASDFTRHRVLSGQVVVVLMLSGHQVSMQNALNKCFRVLGHVWRVVTASAYSQARQKVQPEVFGHLNQVACAEYYTRYGADQEVALWHGQRVLGVDGSYLNLPDTAETRQRFSVQTNQHSGGEQVQALASVLYDLRNDLGLSAALGPKQAEKNLLFAHHLEALQAGDVLVGDRAYADYSVMATVVARQCHFVIRFPRQSFAAVTAFWTAPEQEQVVTLAVTSKARAHGATHHLPTTLPVRVVKVVLATGEVEVVGTDLLDAQTYPAAEFKVVYGWRWGHETYHDRIKNIFELERFSGSSVRAIEQDFYGVIFLATLESILSKPAQAQLTAQGDARGCAHPPKVNRAVSYVAVLDHVVELLCDPRRTARETLAAIEHLLLTTPTRYRTGRHFARKKRSAAHRLRFATYGKRVLA, from the coding sequence GTGAAGGCCAGCGATTTCACCCGCCACCGAGTGTTGAGCGGGCAGGTGGTCGTGGTGTTGATGTTGAGCGGGCATCAGGTATCGATGCAAAACGCGCTGAACAAGTGCTTTCGGGTCCTGGGGCACGTGTGGCGGGTGGTGACGGCAAGTGCCTACAGCCAAGCGCGGCAGAAAGTGCAGCCGGAGGTGTTCGGGCATCTGAATCAGGTGGCCTGTGCAGAGTATTACACGCGCTATGGGGCGGACCAAGAAGTGGCGCTGTGGCACGGGCAACGGGTGTTGGGGGTGGATGGGAGTTACCTGAATCTACCCGATACGGCCGAGACGCGGCAGAGGTTCAGCGTGCAAACGAATCAACACAGCGGGGGCGAGCAAGTACAAGCGTTGGCCTCAGTGCTCTATGACCTGCGCAATGACTTGGGGCTGAGTGCGGCGCTGGGGCCGAAGCAGGCGGAGAAGAACTTATTGTTTGCCCACCATCTAGAAGCGCTGCAAGCGGGGGATGTACTGGTAGGGGATCGAGCCTATGCCGATTACAGTGTTATGGCGACGGTGGTGGCGCGTCAGTGCCACTTTGTCATTCGCTTCCCCCGCCAGAGTTTCGCGGCGGTCACCGCCTTTTGGACGGCCCCGGAGCAGGAGCAGGTCGTGACCTTGGCGGTGACGTCCAAGGCGCGCGCTCATGGTGCCACGCACCACTTGCCGACGACTTTGCCGGTGCGGGTGGTGAAAGTGGTGCTGGCGACGGGAGAAGTGGAAGTGGTGGGGACGGACTTGCTTGATGCCCAGACCTACCCCGCCGCTGAGTTCAAGGTCGTCTATGGCTGGCGCTGGGGCCACGAAACCTACCATGACCGGATCAAGAACATCTTTGAACTGGAGCGGTTCAGTGGGAGCAGTGTCCGGGCGATTGAGCAAGACTTCTATGGGGTGATCTTTTTGGCGACCTTAGAGAGCATCTTGAGCAAGCCGGCCCAAGCGCAGTTGACGGCGCAGGGAGACGCCCGGGGCTGCGCCCATCCCCCGAAGGTGAATCGCGCCGTCAGTTATGTCGCCGTCCTGGATCACGTGGTGGAATTGTTGTGTGACCCCCGCCGCACGGCGCGGGAGACGCTGGCGGCGATCGAGCATCTGTTGCTGACCACGCCGACGCGTTATCGGACCGGCCGTCACTTCGCGCGCAAAAAACGCTCCGCTGCTCATCGCCTCCGCTTTGCCACGTATGGGAAGCGGGTACTGGCTTAA
- a CDS encoding adenylate/guanylate cyclase domain-containing protein, with protein MRCGQWRNSASLAVRCFQARQKAKIKGQKSKTPNSQPPNPNTQSLAERRQLTVMFCDLVGSTALSTQLDPEELREVIQVYRETCATVIRRFEGHLAKYIGDGLLVYFGYPLAHEDDAQRAVRTGLEIIQALQRKVPSPLVGEGQGEGAKTSAIPTPHPNLLPHGAMALS; from the coding sequence ATGAGGTGCGGCCAATGGCGAAATTCTGCCTCGCTTGCGGTACGCTGCTTTCAGGCAAGGCAAAAGGCAAAAATCAAAGGGCAAAAGTCAAAAACACCTAACTCCCAGCCCCCAAACCCTAATACCCAATCCCTCGCCGAAAGGCGGCAGCTTACCGTGATGTTTTGTGACCTCGTGGGCTCCACTGCTCTCTCGACGCAACTTGACCCTGAAGAACTGCGCGAGGTCATCCAGGTGTATCGGGAAACCTGCGCCACCGTCATCCGCCGCTTTGAGGGCCATCTGGCGAAGTACATTGGGGATGGGTTGTTAGTGTATTTTGGCTATCCCTTGGCGCACGAAGACGACGCCCAGCGCGCCGTGCGGACGGGGTTGGAGATTATTCAGGCCCTGCAGAGAAAGGTCCCCTCTCCCCTCGTGGGAGAGGGACAGGGTGAGGGGGCCAAGACCAGTGCCATACCTACCCCTCATCCTAACCTTCTCCCACACGGGGCAATGGCATTAAGTTAA
- the hemH gene encoding ferrochelatase produces MAYDAVLLIAFGSPEKMEDVRPFLANVTKGRPVPPHRLEEVVRHYELFGGRSPLNAITFRQAAALQELLELEGPRMPVYVGMRNWHPYLHETLAQMSADGVSRALGFILSAQQSEAGWERYQQNVAEACVQVGPNAPRVDCTDEWHAHPLFIDAVVDLTKQALARVPNERRSETPLIFTAHSVPTDLPSTPLYVRQIEEGSRLVAERLGHTAWSVAYQSRSGDPRTPWLEPDIGAVLRQLAEKKTENVVVSPIGFVCDHIEVLYDLDTEARHIAEQHGIKMIRASAVNDHPTFIRMMAEVVRKARKFRL; encoded by the coding sequence ATGGCTTACGATGCCGTCTTGCTCATCGCCTTCGGTAGTCCAGAAAAAATGGAAGACGTGCGTCCGTTTCTGGCCAACGTGACCAAAGGCCGTCCCGTTCCTCCGCATCGGCTTGAAGAAGTTGTTCGTCATTACGAACTCTTTGGCGGACGTTCTCCTCTCAATGCAATAACCTTTCGCCAAGCTGCAGCCTTGCAGGAGCTGCTCGAACTGGAAGGCCCGCGGATGCCGGTCTATGTCGGTATGCGCAACTGGCATCCCTATTTGCATGAGACGCTTGCGCAGATGAGTGCGGACGGAGTCTCACGAGCGCTAGGTTTTATTCTTTCGGCGCAACAAAGCGAAGCTGGATGGGAGCGCTACCAACAGAACGTGGCTGAAGCGTGCGTGCAGGTTGGGCCGAACGCGCCTCGTGTGGACTGCACCGATGAATGGCACGCCCATCCTTTGTTTATCGATGCAGTTGTCGATCTCACAAAACAAGCACTCGCACGAGTGCCCAACGAACGGCGGAGCGAAACGCCCCTAATCTTCACCGCTCACAGCGTGCCGACCGACCTGCCGAGCACGCCGCTGTACGTCCGACAAATTGAGGAAGGCTCGCGCTTGGTTGCTGAACGACTTGGGCATACTGCCTGGTCAGTGGCCTATCAGAGCCGGAGTGGAGACCCGCGTACTCCCTGGCTGGAGCCGGATATTGGAGCGGTTCTCCGTCAGTTGGCTGAAAAGAAGACTGAAAATGTGGTGGTCTCGCCGATCGGGTTCGTGTGCGATCATATCGAGGTGCTGTACGATCTTGACACCGAAGCCCGACACATCGCTGAACAGCATGGAATCAAGATGATCCGCGCCAGTGCTGTGAACGACCATCCGACGTTCATTCGCATGATGGCGGAGGTGGTGCGGAAGGCGAGGAAGTTCCGCCTGTGA
- the hemE gene encoding uroporphyrinogen decarboxylase: MNDATFLQACRREPTAYTPVWLMRQAGRYMPEYRALRERVPFLTLCKTPELAAQVTVQAVERLGVDAAIIFADILLIVEPMGVGLEFSKGDGPVIHRPVRSGADVDQLREVAPAESVAFVFESMKLARTGLPERIPLIGFSGAPFTVASYLIEGGSSRNYVETKRFMYSDPGAWSALMERLVRVITAYLNGQIAAGAQAVQLFDSWVGCLSPADYRTFILPHMQTLIRGITPGTPVIHFGVETGGLLELLAEAGGDVIGVDWRLDLDTAWQRIGSQRAVQGNLDPVTLFAPQAEIRRQAERVLRSVAGRPGHIFNLGHGILPQTPVDNVIALVDMVHEMSAENLPSTES, from the coding sequence ATGAACGATGCGACCTTCTTACAAGCGTGCCGACGTGAACCGACAGCATACACCCCAGTCTGGCTTATGCGCCAAGCCGGGAGATACATGCCCGAATACCGGGCGCTGCGGGAACGCGTCCCTTTTCTGACGCTCTGCAAAACTCCAGAGCTTGCAGCTCAGGTGACGGTCCAAGCCGTTGAGCGACTCGGCGTCGATGCCGCGATTATCTTTGCCGACATCCTCTTGATTGTCGAGCCTATGGGCGTGGGTTTGGAATTCTCCAAAGGGGATGGTCCGGTGATCCATCGACCGGTGCGTTCCGGGGCGGACGTGGACCAACTGCGAGAAGTTGCTCCTGCAGAATCGGTGGCGTTCGTTTTCGAGTCCATGAAGCTGGCACGGACTGGGCTGCCTGAACGTATTCCTTTGATAGGCTTTTCCGGGGCGCCGTTTACTGTGGCCTCGTACCTGATCGAAGGTGGCAGCTCGCGGAATTACGTCGAGACCAAGCGCTTCATGTATAGCGACCCTGGTGCCTGGAGCGCCCTGATGGAACGACTCGTGCGCGTCATTACTGCCTATCTCAATGGGCAAATTGCCGCTGGCGCTCAAGCCGTGCAACTGTTCGACTCTTGGGTTGGATGCCTCTCCCCGGCGGATTATCGCACCTTCATTTTGCCGCATATGCAAACCCTCATCCGAGGCATTACGCCAGGAACTCCGGTGATTCACTTCGGTGTCGAGACTGGTGGCTTGCTGGAATTGCTGGCGGAAGCTGGCGGAGACGTGATCGGGGTGGACTGGCGGCTCGATCTCGATACCGCCTGGCAACGCATCGGCAGTCAGCGCGCCGTCCAAGGCAATCTGGACCCGGTGACGCTCTTTGCCCCGCAGGCGGAAATCCGCCGGCAAGCGGAACGAGTGCTCCGTTCTGTCGCCGGACGGCCAGGGCATATTTTTAACCTGGGACATGGCATTCTTCCGCAGACTCCCGTCGATAACGTAATTGCGCTGGTGGACATGGTGCATGAAATGTCAGCGGAGAACCTGCCGTCTACCGAGTCTTGA
- a CDS encoding alpha/beta hydrolase: MTDVWTHHSTVVNGFRMHYVIAGSGYPLVLLHGWPQSWYEWRKIIPALAERFTVIVPDLRGLGDSDRPMTGYDKRTLASDVHALVRSLGFEKIGLTGHDWGGAVAFYLAYDHPEMVEQLMILDMIPGLGRRDGQMSIPTARRFWHVFFHGGMPDLAEQLVSKNIEAYLTYFYTSTVYNYSPTVFSPEDIAEYVRVYSLPGALRAGFQYYRAGLQEDLDNLSGCTEKLKMPVLAWGGEVFLANIVPIWQTVADSVRGGMVERCGHFIAEEKPEFVIQQALEFFGPLGASETR, encoded by the coding sequence ATGACCGATGTTTGGACTCATCACTCTACCGTCGTCAACGGTTTTCGCATGCACTATGTCATCGCCGGCTCGGGATATCCTCTCGTTTTGCTCCACGGATGGCCGCAAAGTTGGTACGAATGGCGCAAAATCATCCCGGCCCTCGCCGAGCGGTTCACGGTCATCGTGCCGGATTTGCGCGGTTTAGGCGATTCGGATCGCCCCATGACGGGCTATGATAAGCGCACCTTAGCGTCAGATGTGCACGCGCTGGTCCGCTCTCTGGGATTTGAAAAGATCGGCCTCACCGGCCACGACTGGGGCGGAGCCGTAGCCTTTTATCTCGCCTACGACCATCCAGAAATGGTGGAACAGCTCATGATTCTGGACATGATTCCCGGACTGGGCCGCCGCGACGGGCAGATGAGCATTCCCACCGCGCGTCGCTTCTGGCATGTGTTCTTTCATGGCGGGATGCCGGACTTGGCTGAGCAATTAGTCAGTAAAAACATCGAAGCGTATTTAACCTATTTCTATACCTCGACTGTCTACAACTACAGTCCGACTGTCTTCTCACCAGAAGACATTGCCGAGTACGTCCGCGTGTATTCGCTGCCTGGTGCCTTGCGTGCCGGGTTCCAATACTACCGTGCCGGTCTGCAAGAAGATCTCGACAACCTGAGCGGTTGTACTGAGAAGCTGAAGATGCCGGTCTTAGCCTGGGGAGGAGAAGTCTTCCTGGCCAATATCGTCCCGATTTGGCAAACGGTGGCGGACAGCGTCCGCGGAGGCATGGTCGAGCGCTGCGGTCATTTCATCGCCGAAGAGAAGCCCGAGTTTGTCATCCAGCAAGCCTTGGAGTTTTTCGGTCCGTTGGGTGCATCGGAAACACGATGA
- a CDS encoding DNA topoisomerase IV subunit A encodes MKQSAVAEKILTTDLGLEAEERYLNYALSVITSRALPDIRDGLKPVQRRLLYAMFQNLRLGGDARPRKSAAIVGEVLGKYHPHGDQAAYDAMVRLAQPFSLRYPLVHGEGNFGSLDGDSAAAMRYTEAKLSPLTDELFRDLRGHTVPFRANYDATLDEPVVLPAAIPQLLLNGASGIAVGMATNIPPHNFTEVVHALVAMIDDPEMTTASLLKYIKGPDFPTGGEMLTNKRELREMYETGQGSVKLRGEWQIESLPRGKRQIVIASLPYTVNKAQLVETIAELVSERKLPQILDVRDESTDEVRIVLELKGEVSDELAMAYLCKHTTLQISVPVNLTCLVPTNNPSVGQPARVTLHDLCRHFLDFRLVVVTKRIEHELKEVEARLHILAGLALIAGSLDQVISIIRSAASRKDAREQLMAAFRLDEEQAEAILETRLYQLARLEVDKIHNEQAEREQRARELRTLLGDEKQRWAVIRAELLELGKRYGDKRRTALRAGEELTYDPEAYIVHEDATVVLTRDGWMKRMRELKDPTSTRLREGDTIHVVLTGSTRDRLALFTNKGASYVMKVREVPASTGYGEPIQILLNFQDGERVVTATIVPGESPGKAQEEEAVASEVQGELFTEQTEQDAQPTGPLYLLATAQGMGFQFRPNFEETTRSGRKVARLSDDDEVVSVGPITGGRAVCVSAEGRMLAFPAEDINELTGPGRGVILMRLDGDDRLVGAVTTIPGRGVTVTNADGVERAVPLKDIPLGHRAGKGQRVLKRMTLVSARGVAEGEGGSNGRA; translated from the coding sequence ATGAAGCAGTCAGCGGTGGCGGAGAAAATCCTCACAACCGATCTCGGCCTCGAAGCCGAGGAACGATACCTCAACTACGCGCTCAGCGTCATCACGTCGCGAGCCCTGCCGGATATCCGCGACGGACTCAAACCGGTGCAACGACGCCTCTTGTACGCGATGTTTCAGAATTTACGTCTGGGCGGAGACGCCCGTCCGCGTAAGTCCGCCGCCATCGTTGGCGAGGTGCTCGGGAAGTACCACCCGCATGGCGATCAGGCCGCGTATGACGCCATGGTGCGGCTAGCGCAGCCGTTTTCTCTCCGCTATCCCCTCGTCCATGGCGAAGGCAACTTCGGCTCGCTGGATGGCGATAGCGCGGCGGCGATGCGTTACACTGAGGCAAAACTCTCGCCGCTTACCGATGAACTGTTCCGCGATTTGCGCGGCCACACCGTGCCGTTTCGCGCCAACTACGACGCGACGTTAGATGAGCCGGTTGTGCTGCCGGCAGCCATTCCCCAACTGCTCCTCAACGGTGCCAGCGGCATTGCCGTCGGCATGGCCACGAATATCCCGCCGCACAATTTCACCGAGGTCGTTCATGCCCTCGTCGCCATGATCGACGACCCCGAAATGACCACGGCGAGCCTCTTGAAATACATTAAAGGTCCGGACTTTCCGACCGGCGGCGAGATGCTGACCAACAAGCGCGAGCTGCGCGAGATGTACGAAACCGGACAAGGCTCCGTCAAGCTACGCGGGGAATGGCAGATCGAATCCCTTCCACGCGGCAAGCGCCAGATTGTCATCGCTTCTCTCCCCTACACGGTCAATAAAGCACAGTTGGTCGAGACAATTGCGGAACTGGTTAGCGAGCGCAAACTCCCTCAGATTCTCGATGTACGAGACGAATCCACTGACGAAGTGCGCATCGTGCTGGAACTCAAAGGCGAAGTGTCCGACGAGCTGGCGATGGCGTACCTCTGCAAACACACCACGCTGCAAATTTCCGTTCCAGTCAACCTGACGTGTTTGGTGCCGACCAATAACCCCTCGGTTGGCCAGCCGGCGCGGGTGACATTGCACGATCTCTGCCGTCACTTCCTCGACTTTCGCCTTGTCGTCGTCACTAAACGCATCGAGCACGAACTCAAGGAGGTCGAAGCACGGCTCCACATTTTAGCCGGGCTGGCCTTGATTGCCGGCAGTCTCGACCAAGTGATCAGCATTATTCGCAGTGCCGCGTCGCGCAAAGACGCGCGCGAACAATTGATGGCCGCTTTTCGCCTTGACGAAGAACAAGCCGAAGCGATTCTGGAAACTCGCCTGTACCAACTCGCGCGGCTGGAAGTCGATAAAATCCACAACGAACAGGCCGAACGGGAGCAGCGCGCACGGGAGCTGCGTACTCTCCTTGGCGACGAAAAGCAGCGCTGGGCGGTCATTCGTGCTGAATTGTTAGAGCTAGGAAAGCGCTATGGCGACAAGCGCCGCACGGCGTTGCGGGCCGGGGAAGAACTGACCTACGACCCCGAAGCCTACATCGTGCATGAAGACGCCACGGTAGTGCTGACTCGCGATGGCTGGATGAAGCGCATGCGGGAATTGAAAGATCCGACCAGCACGCGCTTGCGCGAAGGCGATACGATTCATGTGGTCCTGACCGGCTCCACCCGCGACCGGCTCGCTTTGTTCACCAACAAAGGGGCGTCGTATGTGATGAAAGTGCGCGAGGTCCCGGCCTCGACCGGCTATGGCGAGCCCATCCAAATCCTTCTCAATTTTCAGGATGGAGAGCGGGTGGTCACCGCGACCATCGTTCCTGGCGAGTCTCCAGGAAAAGCGCAAGAAGAGGAAGCCGTGGCCAGTGAGGTGCAAGGCGAACTCTTTACCGAGCAAACCGAGCAAGATGCGCAGCCCACGGGGCCGCTCTATTTGCTGGCCACTGCCCAAGGCATGGGTTTTCAATTCCGCCCAAATTTCGAGGAAACTACGCGGAGTGGCCGGAAAGTCGCGCGTTTGAGCGACGATGACGAAGTGGTCTCCGTGGGACCGATCACCGGCGGGCGGGCGGTGTGTGTCAGCGCAGAAGGCCGGATGCTGGCATTTCCCGCTGAAGACATCAACGAATTAACCGGCCCTGGGCGCGGCGTCATTTTGATGCGGCTGGATGGCGACGACCGGCTGGTCGGAGCGGTGACCACGATTCCTGGGCGCGGCGTCACTGTCACGAATGCCGATGGAGTCGAACGTGCCGTCCCACTCAAAGACATCCCCCTTGGACATCGCGCCGGGAAAGGCCAACGCGTGCTCAAACGCATGACCCTGGTCAGCGCACGAGGAGTGGCGGAAGGAGAAGGAGGAAGCAATGGCAGGGCGTAG